In Sphaerospermopsis torques-reginae ITEP-024, the genomic window CTTCATCTCTTTGCCCATAGCGTTTTTGCAACAAATCGCGGACTTCTTGCTCCATAGAAACCCCCTTTTGTGCTGCTAAAAGTTTAATCCGCTCCACTAACTCATCAGATATATTGCGAATAGTAATTGTTGCCATAGATACTCCTTTTGTCGTGCTAGTCTACTACCCGATCATGATTTTTATGATAGCACTTTGCTGGCATTCGATTAATTTAAATATAGTTTACTTTAGTAAACTTTGACTATTAGCCATGATAGCGTAGCGTGGCGTAAGCCATAATTCATTTCATTGTGGGCTGAATACTTACATCTTATTGATAAACAAAAACCGGAACTCTCTTATATGCAGGAGTACCACTTTTTGGATCAATTTTCCCCTTAAATAACACATTAGCTTCAGGATAAAACATAAAAGCCACCCCTTCACGAATCGCACCACAAATAATTTCAATATTCTCTAATTCTCCCCCATCCCCTTTAACCTTCACTCGTTGATGTTCCTCAAAACCTGCTTTTTTAATATCTGAAATATTCATCAAAATACAATGACGATGGGGCATATTTCTATATTTATCTTCACTGCGATAAACTACTGTATTATGTTGTCCATAACTGCGCCCTGTTCCCAATATCAAAACAATTCCTGCCTGATTTTCTGCAAACCCAAAAGTTGATTTATCAGGTATTGATAACTGTGGTAAAGGTGTTACAAACATCTGCGCTTTACCATCCGGTGTTTTAAATTTCGGTTCTTCAAAAATCCGCCCTGCAATGGTAAATTCTTCCTTGGTTTGATCAATTTCTCCTATTTTCTCATAACCAGGAATGGTTTTTGCAATTAATTCTCTGATATATACCGGATATTGCAATTTTCGCCAATTTACAGGACTTTCATGATGTACACGATGGGCAATTTCTGTAATTAATTCTATTTCCGAAATTAAATCAGAATTATGGGGTTGTAAATGACTTGTACCTTCATCATTTAACCTCACAAAATTATTACCTGATTCCGTTGTCGTTTTATGGGGATTTTCAAAACGATTGAAAACTGGTAATATTAATGTTTGAGTTTTTCCTAATCCGTGAAAATGTCCTAAGTTCGGTTTTGTAGATACATAAAATATGGTTTCTATTTGGGATAATGCTTGTTTTGCTTGCTGTAAATCTGGGTTAGCTGCATACAAATTACCACCTAAACAAAAGAGAGTATCTACTTTCCCTTTTTCTGCTGCTGTTATTAAATCACGGGTATGATAACCTGGTGTTTCGCTGAGAGGTTTTCCTAATAGTTTGGATAATGCTTGTTTAATTTCTTCTCGTAAATTTACAGTTACACCCATTGATCCAAATCCTTGAACGTTTGAATGTCCTCTAATGGGCATTGTTCCTGATCCAATTTTACCCGCGTTTCCTGTAATTAAGGCGGTATTTGCTATACTTAATATGTTATCAACTCCGTTTGCTTGTTGGGTTACACCCATCGCCCAAGCAAAAACTACACGCTCAGATTTACCAATTAATGAAGCTGTTGCGGTGATTTCTTCATGAGATAAACCGCAAGTTTGTGTGATATTTACCCAGGTTGTATTATTTGCATATTCTAGAATTTCTGCCCAGTTGTTTGTATAGTATTTCAAATATTCTCGGTTAATTAAATTCTGTTCAATTAATGATTTTTGCAATCCTACAAATAATGCCACATCACTACCAGGAATGGGTTGTAAATATAAGGTTGATATATCTGAACCACCTGTTAATAATGATTTAATGGGAAATGCAGGAGAGGCGAATTTTACTAAACCTATTTCTATCTGTGGGTTAATGATAATTACTTTACCACCTCGTTCTCGCAATTTGATTAATTCGTTCATTAATCTGGGGTGGTTTGCAGGTGCGTTAGAACCTATTAAAACTACACAATCACTGTGTTTGAGGTTTTCTAAACTTACCATTGATGTACCTGCACCGAATACTTTTTTTAAGCCGACGGTTGAGGGGGCGTGACATAAATCGGAACAGTCTGCTAAATTATTACTACCTAGCGATCGCATTAACAATTGTAATAAATAAGCAGCTTCATTTGATGAACGCCCCGAACTATAACTAGCGATTCTTTCTGGTGTTATACTAAAAGCCTGTGCTGCAATTTGATAAACTTCTTCCCAGCTAATGCGTTGATAATGGGATGATCCGGATCTGAGAATCAAAGGATAGGTTAATCTGCCTAATTTATCACATTCTTGAGATGTGAGTTTTTGTAATTCACTAATATTATATTGTTGGAAAAATTCTGGTTTTATTCCTGGTTGCAATTCCGCAGCGATCGCCTCTACACTTTTAGCACAACGCTGTAAATATTCTCCCGCTTCATTCACAAAACCCCCTTTTTGGCCACCCGTACCCCACGCACAGGATAAACACGCACTTTTATGATTCAGGGTTTGCCACAATTTTAACCCCTGGGGTGTCAGGGTTTTTTCTACCCAATATTCTATTACTGGTAAACCACCACCAGAAGATAAGTTAGACTCGCTTTCAGGTAATTTATCCATAGTTAGCTAAATTTCAACTCGCTTAAAGCAGGTGACTGGGGACTGGGGACTGGTGACAGGTTTAAAAGTCCTCTAGTGTCTGTGTTTTAATATCACTGTCTGTTCTTACCCAGTCAGCACCCGATCTAACTAACTATTATGATCAATAAAAATAATTTTTTCTATAGTTGAAAAAATTTGTCACACTGTCACCTGTCACCTGTCACCTGTCACCTTTTCTCTTACTCCTCCACCACTTCCACCAAATCTTCAATCATCACATCTAAAGCGCGAGCCATCTTTAATATAGATGTAAAATCTACCATTGCCAGTCCTGGCGCTCTTGCATAAGCTC contains:
- a CDS encoding FitA-like ribbon-helix-helix domain-containing protein — its product is MATITIRNISDELVERIKLLAAQKGVSMEQEVRDLLQKRYGQRDEVLTRIRQRAEVLPMEAESRVQSWKSEGRL
- a CDS encoding FdhF/YdeP family oxidoreductase, with protein sequence MDKLPESESNLSSGGGLPVIEYWVEKTLTPQGLKLWQTLNHKSACLSCAWGTGGQKGGFVNEAGEYLQRCAKSVEAIAAELQPGIKPEFFQQYNISELQKLTSQECDKLGRLTYPLILRSGSSHYQRISWEEVYQIAAQAFSITPERIASYSSGRSSNEAAYLLQLLMRSLGSNNLADCSDLCHAPSTVGLKKVFGAGTSMVSLENLKHSDCVVLIGSNAPANHPRLMNELIKLRERGGKVIIINPQIEIGLVKFASPAFPIKSLLTGGSDISTLYLQPIPGSDVALFVGLQKSLIEQNLINREYLKYYTNNWAEILEYANNTTWVNITQTCGLSHEEITATASLIGKSERVVFAWAMGVTQQANGVDNILSIANTALITGNAGKIGSGTMPIRGHSNVQGFGSMGVTVNLREEIKQALSKLLGKPLSETPGYHTRDLITAAEKGKVDTLFCLGGNLYAANPDLQQAKQALSQIETIFYVSTKPNLGHFHGLGKTQTLILPVFNRFENPHKTTTESGNNFVRLNDEGTSHLQPHNSDLISEIELITEIAHRVHHESPVNWRKLQYPVYIRELIAKTIPGYEKIGEIDQTKEEFTIAGRIFEEPKFKTPDGKAQMFVTPLPQLSIPDKSTFGFAENQAGIVLILGTGRSYGQHNTVVYRSEDKYRNMPHRHCILMNISDIKKAGFEEHQRVKVKGDGGELENIEIICGAIREGVAFMFYPEANVLFKGKIDPKSGTPAYKRVPVFVYQ
- a CDS encoding helix-turn-helix domain-containing protein, whose translation is MGLIRLKIREFANEKGWTLKDVSDRSGVAYSSVRAYARAPGLAMVDFTSILKMARALDVMIEDLVEVVEE